In a single window of the Micromonospora sp. WMMD1155 genome:
- the pta gene encoding phosphate acetyltransferase, producing MARSVYLTSVGSGGGKSTVALGLAELLSRQVGRIGVFRPLVASSGADPILALLSERYRVEVPLADLAGATYAEAATLVADGRREELISAVVERYRAVERQCPAVVVVGSDFDDPGDPAHPRELAFNARLAIEFGSVVVPVVDGFGQEPTAVAAAVRRAYHDLADLGATVLAVIANRVTEPMTLPDLPVPAYAIPEVPSVSAPTVAEVAAALGATLLAGDDAALGRDVLDFVVGAAHVPTLLDHLTEGALVITPGDRADLLVAASAAHVAGQVSVAGLVLTLGEQPDPRVMRLVEGLNTGLAVLSVGSDSYDTVAASSRIEGRPSAANPRKVEAALGAFERCVDTDDLARRLRVSRSTRVTPLMFENELIDRARSHRRHLVLPEGTEDRILRAAEILLRRGVAELTVLGRPDDVARRTRELGIDLGDANVVDPVTSGWRDDFAVEYARLRAHRGVTAELAHDIVAQPNYFGTLMVATGRADGMVSGATHTTAATIRPAFEIIRTVPEVSVASSVFFMLLADRVLVYGDCAVNRDPDAAQLADIAISSADTAARFGIEPRVAMLSYSTGSSGAGEDVEKVAAATALVRERRPDLLVEGPIQYDAAIDPAVAATKLPGSPVAGHATVFIFPDLNTGNNTYKAVQRSAGAVAVGPVMQGLRRPVNDLSRGALVPDIVNTVAITAIQAATEEAS from the coding sequence GTGGCTCGGAGTGTTTACCTGACCAGCGTTGGTTCTGGCGGGGGGAAATCCACCGTCGCACTCGGGTTGGCCGAACTGTTGTCGCGGCAGGTGGGGCGGATCGGCGTGTTCCGACCGCTGGTCGCGTCCAGCGGCGCGGACCCGATCCTCGCCCTGCTCAGCGAGCGCTACCGGGTCGAGGTGCCGCTCGCCGACCTGGCCGGGGCCACCTACGCCGAGGCGGCGACACTGGTGGCCGACGGCCGGCGTGAGGAACTGATCTCCGCCGTCGTCGAGCGGTACCGGGCGGTGGAGCGGCAATGCCCGGCGGTCGTCGTGGTGGGCAGCGACTTCGACGACCCGGGTGACCCGGCCCACCCTCGGGAGTTGGCCTTCAACGCCCGGCTGGCCATCGAGTTCGGCAGTGTCGTGGTGCCGGTGGTGGACGGCTTCGGTCAGGAGCCGACGGCGGTGGCGGCGGCGGTGCGCAGGGCGTACCACGACCTGGCCGACCTGGGCGCGACGGTGCTCGCGGTGATCGCCAACCGGGTGACCGAGCCGATGACGTTGCCGGACCTGCCGGTGCCCGCGTACGCCATCCCGGAGGTGCCGAGCGTGTCGGCGCCGACGGTGGCCGAGGTGGCGGCGGCGCTCGGCGCCACCCTGCTGGCCGGGGACGACGCCGCACTCGGCCGGGACGTGCTGGACTTCGTGGTCGGTGCGGCACATGTGCCGACCCTGCTGGACCACCTCACCGAGGGCGCCCTGGTGATCACCCCCGGGGACCGGGCCGACCTGCTCGTCGCCGCGAGCGCCGCGCACGTGGCCGGGCAGGTGTCGGTCGCCGGTCTGGTGCTCACCCTCGGCGAGCAGCCCGATCCCCGGGTCATGCGGTTGGTGGAGGGTCTGAACACCGGGCTGGCGGTGCTCTCCGTGGGCAGCGACAGCTACGACACGGTGGCCGCGTCCAGCCGGATCGAGGGTCGGCCCAGCGCCGCCAACCCGCGCAAGGTGGAGGCGGCCCTGGGCGCGTTCGAGCGCTGCGTGGACACCGACGACCTGGCCCGTCGGCTGCGGGTCAGCCGCTCCACCCGGGTCACCCCGCTGATGTTCGAGAACGAGCTGATCGACCGGGCCCGTTCGCACCGTCGGCACCTGGTGCTGCCGGAGGGTACCGAGGACCGGATCCTGCGGGCGGCGGAGATCCTGCTGCGCCGTGGGGTGGCCGAGCTGACAGTGCTCGGGCGACCGGACGACGTCGCCCGGCGAACCCGTGAGCTGGGCATCGACCTGGGCGACGCGAACGTGGTCGACCCGGTCACCAGCGGCTGGCGGGACGACTTCGCTGTCGAGTACGCGCGGCTGCGCGCCCACCGGGGTGTGACCGCCGAGTTGGCGCACGACATCGTGGCGCAGCCCAACTACTTCGGCACGCTGATGGTGGCGACCGGACGAGCCGACGGGATGGTCTCCGGCGCCACGCACACCACCGCCGCCACCATCCGGCCGGCGTTCGAGATCATCCGTACCGTGCCGGAGGTCTCGGTGGCCTCCAGCGTCTTCTTCATGCTGCTCGCGGACCGGGTGCTGGTCTACGGCGACTGCGCGGTCAATCGCGATCCGGACGCCGCGCAGCTCGCCGACATCGCGATCTCCTCTGCCGACACCGCCGCCCGGTTCGGCATCGAACCCCGGGTGGCCATGCTGTCGTACTCCACCGGCAGCTCCGGCGCGGGCGAGGACGTGGAGAAGGTCGCCGCGGCCACCGCGCTGGTCCGGGAACGCCGACCCGACCTGCTGGTCGAGGGACCGATCCAGTACGACGCGGCGATCGACCCGGCGGTGGCGGCGACGAAGCTGCCGGGCAGCCCGGTCGCCGGTCACGCCACGGTCTTCATCTTTCCGGACCTGAACACCGGCAACAACACCTACAAGGCCGTGCAGCGCTCCGCCGGGGCGGTCGCCGTGGGCCCGGTGATGCAGGGCCTACGGCGGCCGGTCAACGACCTGTCCCGCGGCGCGCTGGTGCCGGACATCGTCAACACGGTGGCGATCACAGCCATCCAGGCGGCCACCGAGGAGGCGTCGTGA
- a CDS encoding DUF6104 family protein — translation MYFTDRGIEELVERRGDEQVTLEWLGERLRDFVDLNPEFETPIERLATYLARLDDPDDDDA, via the coding sequence ATGTACTTCACCGACCGTGGCATCGAGGAACTGGTCGAGCGCCGGGGCGACGAACAGGTGACCCTGGAGTGGCTGGGCGAACGCCTGCGCGACTTCGTCGACCTCAACCCCGAGTTCGAGACCCCCATCGAACGCCTCGCCACCTACCTGGCCCGCCTAGACGACCCCGACGACGACGACGCATGA
- a CDS encoding multifunctional oxoglutarate decarboxylase/oxoglutarate dehydrogenase thiamine pyrophosphate-binding subunit/dihydrolipoyllysine-residue succinyltransferase subunit: MSTQQTSQENPLAGFGPNEWIVEEMYQRYLADPTSVDSAWHDFFADYRPAPGAATPRGAESSDKPAAAPEPDGQPEAAAKVSQPSAPAKTASTPADAKPATTQSAPAKPAAAAPAAPKAAPEKAKPAAKAAAPTADGPQTTPLRGVAAKIVQNMDASLSVPTATSVRAVPAKLLVDNRIVINNHLARGRGGKVSFTHLVGYAMVRALVAHPEMNNSFAEANGKPAVVRPTHVNLGIAIDLAKPDGSRNLVVPSIKGCEQMDFRQFWQAYEDVVRRARRNELTMEDYSGTTISLTNPGGIGTVHSMPRLMQGQSAIIGVGAMEYPAPYQGMSEATLAELAVSKIITLTSTYDHRIIQGAQSGEFLKVMHELILGEHGFYDQIFTALRIPYEPVRWMRDVAVSSEGQINKTARVHELIHAYRVRGHLMADTDPLEFKIRKHPDLDVLQHGLTLWDLDREFPVNGFAGRQRMKLREILGVLRDSYCRRVGIEYMHIQDPEERRWVQERIERKYEKPSADEQKHVLNRLNAAEAFETFLQTKYVGQKRFSLEGGESLIPLLGEVLESSAESGLDEVVIGMAHRGRLNVLANIVGKPYEKIFSEFEGHLDPRSTQGSGDVKYHLGQNGKFTTPDGEHAVKVSVVANPSHLEAVDPVLEGIVRAKQDRIDLKLEGYTVLPLAVHGDAAFAGQGVVAETLNLSQLRGYRTGGTVHVVVNNQVGFTTAPEYSRSSLYSTDVARMIQAPIFHVNGDDPEAVVRVARLAFEYRQTFNKDVVIDMVCYRRRGHNEGDDPSMSNPQMYKIIDSKRSVRKLYTEELIGRGDITVEDAEELLRDYQAQLEKVFKATRDAASAPRQLNRPRREEEPEPQVDTATDASVIKAIGEAHINLPEGFTPHKRIQQLLDRRAKMSTEGNIDWGYGEIIAFGALLHDGVTVRLAGQDSRRGTFVQRHASVVDSRTGDDYLPLKSLTGDGERSRFFVHDSLLSEYAAMGFEYGYSVENINALVAWEAQFGDFVNGAQSVIDEFISSGEVKWGQRSAVTLLLPHGHEGQGPDHTSGRPERFLQMCAEDNMRVAIPTTPANYFHLLRRQALSPKRKPLVVFTPKSLLRHKLCVSSVEDFTTGTFQPVLRDTAAPAPEAVKRVLLCSGKVYYDLFQARQERGVTDTAILRIEQLYPLPVEEIRAALAQYPNAEDFAWVQEEPANQGAWSFVALNLLEHLTDVRLRRISRPAAAAPAVGSAKTHDVEQTALIEAALPRP, from the coding sequence GTGTCGACCCAGCAGACTTCGCAGGAGAACCCACTAGCGGGTTTCGGCCCGAATGAGTGGATCGTCGAGGAGATGTACCAGCGCTACCTCGCCGACCCAACGAGCGTCGATTCGGCCTGGCACGACTTCTTCGCCGACTACCGGCCGGCGCCCGGAGCGGCCACCCCACGGGGGGCCGAGTCGTCGGACAAGCCGGCCGCCGCTCCCGAGCCGGACGGCCAGCCGGAGGCCGCCGCCAAGGTCAGCCAGCCGAGCGCCCCCGCGAAGACGGCGAGCACGCCGGCCGACGCGAAGCCGGCCACCACCCAGTCGGCGCCGGCCAAGCCCGCCGCCGCTGCTCCGGCCGCGCCCAAGGCCGCGCCGGAGAAGGCCAAGCCGGCCGCCAAGGCCGCCGCGCCGACCGCGGACGGTCCGCAGACCACGCCGCTGCGCGGCGTCGCCGCGAAGATCGTCCAGAACATGGACGCCTCGCTGAGCGTGCCCACCGCGACAAGCGTCCGCGCGGTCCCGGCGAAGCTGCTGGTCGACAACCGCATCGTGATCAACAACCACCTCGCCCGGGGGCGTGGTGGCAAGGTCAGCTTCACCCACCTGGTGGGGTACGCGATGGTCCGGGCGCTGGTCGCGCACCCGGAGATGAACAACTCCTTCGCCGAGGCCAACGGCAAGCCGGCGGTGGTCCGCCCGACGCACGTCAACCTCGGCATCGCGATCGACCTGGCCAAGCCGGACGGCAGCCGCAACCTGGTGGTCCCCTCCATCAAGGGCTGCGAGCAGATGGACTTCCGGCAGTTCTGGCAGGCGTACGAGGACGTGGTCCGGCGGGCGCGGCGCAACGAGCTGACCATGGAGGACTACTCCGGCACCACGATCTCGCTGACCAACCCGGGCGGCATCGGCACCGTGCACTCGATGCCGCGGCTCATGCAGGGGCAGAGCGCGATCATCGGCGTCGGCGCGATGGAGTACCCGGCGCCCTACCAGGGCATGTCCGAGGCCACCCTGGCCGAGCTGGCCGTCAGCAAGATCATCACGCTGACCAGCACGTACGACCACCGGATCATCCAGGGCGCGCAGTCCGGCGAGTTCCTCAAGGTCATGCACGAGCTGATCCTGGGCGAGCACGGCTTCTACGACCAGATCTTCACCGCGCTGCGCATCCCGTACGAGCCGGTGCGCTGGATGCGTGACGTGGCGGTCAGCTCCGAGGGCCAGATCAACAAGACCGCCCGGGTGCACGAGCTGATCCACGCGTACCGGGTGCGCGGCCACCTGATGGCCGACACCGACCCGCTGGAATTCAAGATCCGCAAGCACCCGGACCTGGACGTTCTCCAGCACGGCCTCACCCTATGGGACCTGGACCGGGAGTTCCCGGTCAACGGCTTCGCCGGCCGGCAGCGGATGAAGCTGCGCGAGATCCTGGGCGTGCTGCGCGACTCGTACTGCCGCCGGGTCGGCATCGAGTACATGCACATCCAGGACCCGGAGGAGCGGCGCTGGGTCCAGGAGCGCATCGAGCGCAAGTACGAGAAGCCGTCCGCCGACGAGCAGAAGCACGTGCTCAACCGGCTCAACGCCGCCGAGGCGTTCGAGACCTTCCTGCAGACCAAGTACGTGGGCCAGAAGCGGTTCTCGCTGGAGGGCGGCGAGTCGCTGATCCCGCTGCTCGGTGAGGTCCTGGAGTCCTCCGCGGAGAGCGGCCTGGACGAGGTCGTGATCGGCATGGCCCACCGGGGTCGGCTCAACGTGCTGGCCAACATCGTCGGCAAGCCGTACGAGAAGATCTTCTCGGAGTTCGAGGGCCACCTGGACCCGCGCTCCACGCAGGGCTCCGGCGACGTGAAGTACCACCTGGGTCAGAACGGCAAGTTCACCACCCCCGACGGCGAGCACGCGGTCAAGGTGTCGGTGGTGGCCAACCCGTCGCACCTGGAGGCCGTCGACCCGGTGCTGGAGGGCATCGTCCGGGCCAAGCAGGACCGGATCGACCTCAAGCTGGAGGGCTACACCGTGCTGCCGCTGGCGGTGCACGGCGACGCCGCGTTCGCCGGTCAGGGCGTGGTGGCCGAGACCCTCAACCTGTCGCAGCTGCGCGGTTACCGCACCGGCGGCACCGTGCACGTGGTGGTCAACAACCAGGTCGGCTTCACCACCGCCCCGGAGTACAGCCGGTCCAGCCTCTACAGCACCGACGTGGCCCGGATGATCCAGGCGCCGATCTTCCACGTCAACGGCGACGACCCCGAGGCCGTGGTCCGGGTCGCCCGGCTGGCGTTCGAATACCGGCAGACGTTCAACAAGGACGTCGTGATCGACATGGTCTGCTACCGCCGGCGCGGGCACAACGAGGGCGACGACCCGTCGATGTCCAACCCCCAGATGTACAAGATCATTGACTCGAAGCGTTCGGTCCGCAAGCTCTACACCGAGGAGCTGATCGGTCGGGGCGACATCACCGTGGAGGACGCGGAGGAGCTGCTGCGCGACTACCAGGCGCAGCTGGAGAAGGTCTTCAAGGCCACCCGGGACGCCGCCTCCGCACCGCGCCAGCTCAACCGCCCGCGCCGCGAGGAGGAGCCGGAGCCGCAGGTCGACACCGCGACCGACGCGTCCGTGATCAAGGCCATCGGCGAGGCGCACATCAACCTGCCGGAGGGCTTCACCCCGCACAAGCGGATCCAGCAGCTGCTCGACCGGCGGGCCAAGATGTCCACCGAGGGCAACATCGACTGGGGCTACGGCGAGATCATCGCGTTCGGGGCACTGCTGCACGACGGGGTCACCGTCCGGCTCGCCGGTCAGGACTCGCGGCGCGGCACGTTCGTCCAGCGGCACGCCTCGGTCGTCGACTCCCGCACCGGGGACGACTACCTGCCGCTCAAGTCGCTCACCGGCGACGGCGAGCGCTCCCGGTTCTTCGTGCACGACTCGCTGCTCAGCGAGTACGCGGCGATGGGCTTCGAGTACGGCTACTCGGTGGAGAACATCAACGCCCTCGTCGCCTGGGAGGCCCAGTTCGGCGACTTCGTCAACGGCGCCCAGTCGGTGATCGACGAGTTCATCTCTTCGGGTGAGGTGAAGTGGGGCCAGCGCTCCGCCGTCACCCTGCTGCTCCCGCACGGCCACGAGGGCCAGGGCCCGGACCACACCTCCGGCCGGCCGGAGCGGTTCCTGCAGATGTGCGCCGAGGACAACATGCGGGTGGCCATCCCGACCACCCCGGCGAACTACTTCCACCTGCTGCGCCGCCAGGCCCTGTCGCCCAAGCGCAAGCCGCTGGTGGTGTTCACGCCGAAGTCGCTGCTGCGGCACAAGCTCTGCGTCTCCTCGGTGGAGGACTTCACCACCGGCACCTTCCAGCCGGTGCTGCGCGACACGGCAGCCCCGGCGCCGGAGGCGGTGAAGCGGGTGCTGCTCTGCTCGGGCAAGGTCTACTACGACCTGTTCCAGGCCCGGCAGGAGCGCGGCGTCACCGACACGGCGATCCTCCGGATCGAGCAGCTGTACCCGCTGCCGGTGGAGGAGATCCGGGCCGCCCTGGCGCAGTACCCGAACGCGGAGGACTTCGCCTGGGTGCAGGAGGAGCCGGCCAACCAGGGTGCCTGGTCGTTCGTCGCGCTCAACCTGCTGGAGCATTTGACCGACGTACGCCTGCGGCGGATCTCCCGCCCGGCCGCGGCCGCCCCGGCGGTCGGGTCGGCCAAGACCCACGATGTCGAGCAGACCGCGCTGATCGAGGCGGCTCTCCCCCGCCCGTGA